From the Diadema setosum chromosome 3, eeDiaSeto1, whole genome shotgun sequence genome, the window GAAGTGCGCATGCTCCAGGCTCGCCAGCACGTCCAAAGCAAGAATCGCAAACGCGTCCAATGATTTCACGTCCCCGAGATTCATGacgtgatgacgtcattgcgtagcgcaacCAATCCCCAGCCCGCTGGAGGGGACGGGGCCATGACATCGTAGCAGTACGTCGCGAACGGCGTGCACTGAAGATCGAAATGGTGATAATACATTGACCGCGGACGTGACGAGTGCACCGCAGCCATTTACAGCCGATCTCGTACGAGACTGGCGGCCAAGTTCACACAATCAAAAAGTCCTTATTACCTGGAGGAGAGACATCTTCGACATTGAAAATATTCTTCCTGAAATAGTAGACACAAACACAGTTTTCAAACACAATCACAAAATCACACTGGCTCTTGAAACTTCTAAAACTTTCAGACAAACATAATGTAGTTTCGTCACTTTGGCATTTTAACGCGCAACCGAGTAAAATTTGACGCTCGGTACTcaataaaaaggaaaaggaaagttTAGCGACACAATCAATAACGTTTACCCCTCCTTAGTTGTTGGGAAAAAGTTAGTTGCTCCACGAGACTGTCGATGTAACAAGCCCTATGTGAGACAAAATACTATGAATTTTCCTGTGCGTATGATATTAAGATTAATGGTCACTTTTTACCGACGCTTATTTCTGGAGATGGAGATCGAAATGAATCACAGCGACGGGAATTCACAAATGTTGATAGTCAAATCTACAGAGTATGCATATTTTGATATCGAAGGGCCTATGAAAAGACGTTCTCTTCCTGTCTTGCAAAGTGTTCATGCATCGCGTCTGTTTCAAACGATGTCCACTGGATAACGACAAAGTTGTTACATACTGCATTTCGAGGTCTGGCGCGGTACTTTGATAACGTGAATAATGGGTTTATTGTTGGAGTTGTGCAATGTAGTAACTTTTAGATTGTGTGAACACGGCAGGCCGCCCGAAAGTCCGATCCAACCGTTCCCGGCGACTCCCGTCGACGCCAGAGTAAaaccatttcatatttcagtCGACAATGAGTACGAGTCCGAGTGGTGACGTATAATATCATCATGCTAAATGTACGTTtaagctcacaacctgtttcttttcCCGAACGAAACAATACCACAGTCCTGCTCAGCGACGGCGTCTACCCGTCCTCAATCTGGGGGAGGACATAATCCGCCCAGGACTCGTTCTCGATTCTTGCGACGGACGTGCCAGAAACTCTGGAGCATGTGCAGTATCATGGAATGACGTCATCACGTCGCAGTCCACGTCCTGGAGCGAAATCTAAAAGTGCCTTATGTTACTGGATGGCACACATGGTAATCTCATTCATACTTCGGAGCTTCTCTGCCTACAATGGTGAGTCTTTATTTAGAGTGAATGCAATGATTTGTAGGATTCGATGAATTCTTctatattcttttgttgattgaTGTATCTTTAAATcaatttgaacaaaacaaatgggGTACAGAGTTATAACTATTATCTACGAGAGTATGTGTGTTCAGAATCACGTGTATCACTTACTTAATGTTGACATGGAGCCGCCTGATCGTAgttcacaaaaggaaaaaaaaaagatgttctcAACTTCATCCGTCTAATCTATCCATTTGGTACGGAGAAAAGTTAGCCTTTTACCCCACAATCAAAAACTCTGATATTTTAAGATTGCAGTTTCAGTATCTCGTTTTTGTAATGACTTGCACTTGCAAACGAAATTCACGTTATAGGTTAATGACATAACATAGCACAGTTAAAGAAATAAGAACGACCAGTTTCATATTGATTTCGGACACATAGCGATAGTAACATGCAGGCTTGTCCTTAACGTGAGCCTCTCCTTTTTTAGAGATAAAATGATTTGGGAGAAAAAGTGtcttatgtatatattattttgtatcatattttCTTGTAACTGTGTTTGGGGAATATGTGCTATTGCAgataaatttgatttaaattgaatACATTCAACATTACGAGATTGGCGTTGGCAATTCAACAGATGCAAAATGTAACATAGTACGTACCAGACGACTATTCATTTACCTCTTGATGTGGGGTAAAATCGAAATCATTACTTTACgaatgactgtaaaatgtgaaaagagGATCTCTGGCTTCCTTGTTAGTTCAATGAAATGAGAATTCGTTATTTTTGAAAGTTAATTCGTAGGATAACGAACAAAAGCGAAACATCAATAATAAAAGCGTAGAACGGCTATACTGCGGTAAGTTATTATTACTTCAGGCTAATGTTCATGTTTTTCGTTTATGAAGTCATAGTTTTGCTGCATTACTGACATAATATCGATACGACACAGTTTCCAGTGATTTACATTTGGGTTTAGCAGAGGTATTCTGCGAAAGTGGGGTTTTTCCTCAGCTAGAAAGAGGATCCCCAGAGCGGCATCTATGTGCCGTGTCACCGGCACTGAATTTGCAACATGGATTTCGCAATGACGTCACACAGTGCGCTCTGAAAACGCGCACACTTTCCCATACCCAATGCACGCAAACGCATGCGCTGGCCACCTGTCGCATATTGAGGACAAATGGTCTTCCCACAAAACATTGtttttggaggaaaaaaataagCCACAATTTTTCCAAATCATGTTGTATCATGAAATTGTTGTCTCTTTCTATTTTTCACGTAAAGAGCTCATTACTGAATTCCGTGACGTTCTTCGGAGATTGGGAAAACTTTTAAATGTTGACGCTTTCATCTAACAGTGATTTTATAACGTAGTTGTGACTTTGTTGATTTGCGGCCTAGCCTCACAATTTGAACGCGCTGTTCAAATACCTTTACTCTGTTCTTTTTGTAAAAATCGTTTTGCTTGTTCGAAGCTCAtttgtaaatcaaaaaaaaaaaaaatcgttgttAAGCATACTCCGAATTCAAATGTTTGTGGGTTGTTGAAGAATGGAGACGCCGGCAGGGAACCAGACGCAAATCGGAGACACGACGGTCATCATCCTAGGATAATTTAGCGGCATATCTAGCCTGCGTTTTTGTATCTTGTATACATCTCATTTTAATTCATTGCATCAGTATGATACTCTAAAAAGTCAGGGAGAGAGACGACATTCCTTCATCGCATTTACTAAAAAACATAAGCAAACAAAGTAATAACAATGTTTCATAAGACATACGACCTAAATTCCCCAAGTTCAGCCGAATTGTGCACTTGCCTTAATAGTTTCACTGGTGGTAAGCcaacattattatattgttCTATAGTATTGCTGTTCTGAATTCTACATGGAAAAGGGGGCTATTTTCTAGATTGGCAAGATACCTGCTCACGTTATACTGAAAACCGACGCATGCAATGTTTCGCCGCGGTAAAATTGGGGAGATTATAAACTTTCAGCCATGTAGTAAAGAATCCTCAAAGTTTGCGACCCCTCTGTCTTCGGTTATTTTACGATTTGAAAGGGATGCATTATGGTTTAATGGATATGGCGAGTTTTCAACATTGTctcagtttgaaaaaaaaaagtactcggtaattcgttatatcgaaacaaTTTGgcatgtaaagaaaaaaaaaaatacttcggTAATTCGTTATAGCTAAACAATTTCATaggttaaaaaaagagagaaaaaaaaagaataagtgaaTGAAAGACAATATCACTACCAAATAATAAGGCCATTCTAAAATTTGCTTAGATAAAGAAACGATTTCTTTTTCCAGAATGAAGGGAGAGAATAACATGAGATAAACGAGCTAATACTAATAACATTAATATTACAGTTCGTCTTACCTTCCAGCTGTAAAGAGACTTGCGTTGGCTGCACCAAATGTAGACATGCACACACCAACGGGTACAATCCATGCGAAAATTCCCATGGTTCGTTGCGCGAAGGTCTAAAACGcaggaaaggaaaacaaaaacaaaaacattcaaatgttatttcaacTCGCGTTTCAAAATGCATGAATTTACGTACGTTACtacgtaacaaaaaaaaatattattatgaGATTTAGGGCTAAATCTatcctttgcaactgattgacaaattgccctacagggcaatttgtcaatcagttgcaatgaaaacatctcgacggaagaaattcatgaaatctatTCTTCTCGAGAAGTGCTGTGATCCACGCTTTCCTAATGTATTGAAGTACAATGATTCTCTTGATGTGCTCAGTCTGAAATTATCCTATTGTTATTTTGACCAACATTATGGTATTACGATTATCTACGGTGAAGATGTTTATTAATGTGCTTCCTTATGTTGGGTAGAAAGGCCGAAGGAGCATAGGTGAATGATATAATTGGGTTGTCACTCTGTAAAGAGACACGCACGCCCACTGACTGTCCATGGTTTTGGTTGAAGGCGTTTCCAACAACCCCGGGCGGCGAAAAAGTGAAAGAACAAGCCATTTGCAGCTTCTGAAAGCAATAATTGCACGTTAACAAAAGTCCGCTTATCGGTGCGTCCGGAGCGACACCATAGCAATTAATCCTTCAAAGCACCTCAGTGAACAGAATAGTCAAGCCTATTGAAAGTCTGACTGTCAAACgcttgtttcttttcttcttcgtcgtcttcttcttctttctaccCGCATGTCAAGAGTGGTCAGGTCAGGGAACAGGGAATGCAATCCGGGCAACAGTCGGGTTTCTTGGCTAACGAAGATGTAACAACAGTTTTCCCCTGCATTACTACTTTTTCCTTTTCAGTGCGATCGCTAACATgcatattgttttgttgttgttgatgatgatgataatgatgttgttgCTTgtggtttccttttttttgtttccgtgtttgctgtaaaaaaaaagatggcacattataatattattatttatgtttaAGGAGAAAAATATCTTGCAATGTCTTGCAAAAGTGAAATTGTCGAAAATATGGACCTACCAATGACCAATGGACTTACAATGGCAACGGCTTTTGATACCATAAGTTCCGCTGGTGTAATAACAGTGAAGTAGGCGATATTGACGACGATATATATCAATGTCACGACTGGTATTCCCATAATGACGGCCAGAGGGAGGTTTCTGATAAttaaataaatatatagatagatagaaaaataaacaaatgaataaagacATGTACTTTGCTAAAAGtagataatgaaaaataagCAAATCAATAAAGTCATATCAATAATGACTGATAAACATCTATAGTAGATTGTAAAAGTTATTTAcagtagataaaaaaaaactatacaaagaatgataaagaaagaaagaaagaaagaaagacaaggcAGCTAACGTAGACAGTTCAAAATAACTTGATTGATAATGCTTGAATCTAATATCTCGTCCGGAAAGGGGAGAAAGGAACGAAGAATTATCCTTGTACATCTTAACACTtttgtcctcccccccccccccccctacacacacacacttcgtccacattccatttcaGTAACAATCATTACTCTTACGCTCCCGCAGCTCTTTCCGGCAGCAGTCCATCCGAACCCTTTAAATCATTGTCATTCTGTTCTTCCTTACAACTCTGTCTGTTGCTTATTCTCCCGTCTATATTCTTGATATTAGGCCTTGCACATTACAATTTCAAATTCCAGTTCACCGTTGCCCCTCAATGTTCAACATTTGTCTTCCTTACACTCTCCCGATCTCGCTTCCCTCCTCCACCGACTCTCCTCTTGCAATATAGGCTCTTCTCTCTACAAGCAAAAGTCCCTACAAGGACTATATACATTTTCTTGGTGTTACCACAGGCATTATCCACACtgtatttgcaataaaaagctGTATACTTTGCAGTACTACCACATGAACCTTGAATGATGTGTTCTGGTTGATATCTAATGATGTCGATCGaatcaaataaaacaatataaataTCAATGCAGCTTCAACAGGTGTATTACtgtacttttttgtgtgtaatttgAATGTTACTTTTTCTATCCAACCTACTCAGAATCATGCATAATACATATAGATTATTTCATACAAGAAGCTACGTTATTAAGTTCAATTATAATATATTCATCAAAATATTCCATTTTTATGTTCATTATGGAAACGTTGGCAAGTGAGCTTTCCGACTGGTATAAACTGTATCTATCATTATTTGGCAGGTAGACAGCCACAAGAAGGTGATACGCTTACCTTCGAGGATTCTTCAATTCTTCTGTCAGTGAATTGAGATAAGTCCTGTGTGGAAGAGGTTAAATGAAGCAGTACAGACTTTGGGCATTGTTCTTGTGTGCAGAACATTATTAGAAAACTTTCAAGGTGACACAAAGACACACTCAAATTCTCCGTTGCCATACGTAACTTTATTTGAATTTGCCctaaataaggaaaaaaaataatacgaTGATAATGACAAGAGATTATTGCCCATGTACAGGATAGCAGGAATgttacattattttgatttacTTTCCTTGTAATACCTCTACCTCTTGTTCTCAAGGCAACAAAGAAACCCTACCTAACCGACTTTCGACAACTGAACATTTGTTGAAATAACCTTTGACATTGTAATATTGTCATCTTACAAGATATTTTTCTCACATGATAACTCTCACAGAAAACGTccaacacatacacgcacacgcacacgcacacgcgcgcgcgcacacacacacatagatgcatgcacataaaagcTGTTGATGCATGTGCTTAAAGGGATAGTGCATTGTTGGTTGAGGGGAGGATTCCGgttgtaactttttgcgagattcttagaaaccactttataaaaatagttcaaagtttattagatgaataTCCGTTTTAATAtctagaaagaaaataaaacaaagcagtcTTAATAAAAGATGGTTTCCACCTTTAATATTAGGATCGCTCTTGTTtagacatctcagccatttcaaggccaattttcatcaaataaactttgaatttctcttagaataatattgcatgctctttcatactttataagaggtttctcattatctcaaaaaaaataataaaaaaacactgGAAACATTAAGCCTTAGCTCATTTGATACTGTACAATCCCATAAAAACCCGAGAATGAAACGAAATGATAGTCCTTACCATCCTTCATAAGCCCAAAGTCCTTGGTAAAACGCCAGAGCATACGAGGACACATCCGGGGCACTGCTCTTGAACGACTCCGAAGGAACGAGCAAGTCTGTTTCTCCTGCAAACACAGCAGCGATGCAAGtgacacattggcccgaattcacgaaggtggtagaatagaaaccatggtttaaaaccatgatggacaaagaccgtagttttcaatggggcgccaagtgtcgcatgtcctatttcgtcgacaaaatgactgattttgtaacgaaataggtCATGAAACACATGGcgcctcataaaaaaaaaacacacaaacacacacacacacacacacacacacacacacacacacaaaactacggtctttgtccatggtttaaaggtaggggataccttttacagacctcccaaaatgcagcaaaacattaaatataaaCCTCAGCGGACTTGCTtgggccactgctgagaaatttggaagtcaacagttatctacaatttgaataatgcacaaaactcaactactcagtagttctgtgtgtcagccacacttagcctttttgttgcagtcttctgtatcttttatctataaacacaaatctaaaagtataagagctgatgtaataacatatagagtgtgtggcaagaatgtatttagaaatgtttgtaagttttgatgaactttcttcacaaaatatacatgatggacacacatgcagtgcatgggtctgcaaaggtagcctagtaatgtactggaatttacggtgagccccgaaaaaaaaaaaattaaattcaaaatctaacggtcaataaaaatgtactaaatgttaccttccactttcaatactttatgcgagtttctaaaatgatattctctttaacataccactgtatttatacaactcttcatttaaggcatgcaaatgggatttttcaattgtaccaccttcgtgaattcgggcctgtaTGTCAGTATTATGTAAACACTCGTACCTAATGCTGTAACATAATATGCATTGTTAATGACATTGCTGTCAATAGTATCATTTTCTCTGTACGCTCAAATTTGGCTACTTTGTATACTCTCAAGGCAAACCCTTACTCTGTATAAGCAATAAGACATTTAAAAAACGACGAATTCCATCTAtatgtcgatttttttttaagccctacactgacaaaaaaaaagaaacactaaTGCAACGGTGCAAAGCTTGTAAACTGGACAGAGAACATTATCATAACTGTTATCTACAATGTTGATCAAGGCTGAAAGACAATGTAAGCTCGTCACACTCTAAAAATGTAATAGTAAATCCACATCATGACTCCTCCAACAACCTTTTGTTaaatgttaaatctaacactcAAACAACTTAATCTAACACTCAAAATATTGATCGTCATTTTCAAAAGTAGTAAATCCAACATTTTGAGTGTTGAATTAAACATCattttacccctcccccccccccccaaaaaaaaaaaagaagttggcGGAATGACAAATCTTCTAATATTGAATTACCAGTCAACCAGTCGAGATTTGAAGTGTGTTGACTACAGTGTGTAAAGTCTGAACTTAGAGGTGTAAAGTTATATTTTGTGCTGTGTGTCCAGAATGTTTCAAAGCATTGATTTAATGCAAGCTCTTCTAACACTATACATTACCCACCTCGTGCGATGTTAACAAATCCAATTGCAATGATGATAAAACATAGAAGTGTTTTGGCGATCGTGAAGACGATATTCAGCTGGTTGGCCGCTTTTACACTGTACGAATTGATGAATGTCAACAACACTGAAAAGGAAAAAGTGGCAAATTTTAGATAACAttcagacaacaacaacaacaaaaaaaacacacacacacacaattttgttCCTTTCCCTTCATCATCTATTGAATTCAATAGACTGTATGTCTACTGTTTTGTATGATCtatatttgaagggtttgtttgcaaaaaccgataagtccatttttgaagattttgaagtacgatctctgtcataaagtacaaaacaataccttttaaatgatatattggtcactacatatacaggtatatttcttaagttatggtcaaaagaagcaaaaattttcttatttttctctttatttttcttgagctttaatcgcaaatatctccatttggcaaatatggacttatcggtttttgcaaacaaactcttcatttatattCTGTTAGTATTTGTCAGTTGTCTGTTATTTGTTATGCTTACAAGACCGAAAACCCAAACTTGCGTCGTATACTCTCTACACACCACAGAACCAATCCTAAAACTCAATAGTAACAGTCACGCCAAAACATAGAAATTACCGTTGTTGTGTTAGTAATTCAAAAATATGCATGCATATCATAAGCgtcacaacaaaaacaatgttcTCTCCCTCTGTTTACAGAATGGGATTATATCTTCAaccactttctttctttgttcaatGTTCAACATTGTTCAAAGGAAAAAGTCTCTTGCTCACCGTCTcctaaagcaaaaaaaaaaaaaaaaaaaagaaaaaaaaagaatgtgactGCTATCATTACTTCGTCATTTTTGTGATGGTAACGTTGATTGGATAATAACTCACGCAGAGCGAGGATGGCGAACAGTTTGGCCGCGCCCTCTTTCTCCACGCATTCACCAGGCACGGTGTACTCTGCTGTGTAAGTACCAAAGACGAGACAGAGAATAGCCACTGTGGCAGGGCGGATGATGAATACGAAGGTCCAGGAGAACAGAAATGCGGGCAAATCGCCCAAACTCGCCAAAAGGTAGGCGTAGTCCCCGCCGGACTTCGGAATCATTGTACCAAGTTCAGCGTAGCAGAGACAGCCTGTCGAAGAAGAGACACAGAGCAATTAACATCATTGAAATTTACAAGTCTATATTTCACACCTGATTGTGACGAGTAGGCCATTCTATATACTCtaaagaactgaaaaaaaaagaacagttcTGTT encodes:
- the LOC140226337 gene encoding b(0,+)-type amino acid transporter 1-like, with translation MSGKIHKADQNGNVDGDVKLKREVGLVGGIAFVVGGMIGSGIFVSPVGILRETESVGMSLVVWLLCGLLVVTGCLCYAELGTMIPKSGGDYAYLLASLGDLPAFLFSWTFVFIIRPATVAILCLVFGTYTAEYTVPGECVEKEGAAKLFAILALLLLTFINSYSVKAANQLNIVFTIAKTLLCFIIIAIGFVNIARGETDLLVPSESFKSSAPDVSSYALAFYQGLWAYEGWTYLNSLTEELKNPRRNLPLAVIMGIPVVTLIYIVVNIAYFTVITPAELMVSKAVAITFAQRTMGIFAWIVPVGVCMSTFGAANASLFTAGRLPFVAAREGHMVQILSMVHAKRFTPQPAIIFVSITASVLIFMSNFDSLLNYFSFAVWMFYGLTVTSLLVLRRTHPDSERPIKVPLVLPIIFVISSLYLIVAPIISDPVIEFLYAFLFILSGVIVYIVFVRLKITLPGINVVTCFLQKLLFVIRTSYDKDEKTQI